The following coding sequences are from one Homalodisca vitripennis isolate AUS2020 chromosome 7, UT_GWSS_2.1, whole genome shotgun sequence window:
- the LOC124366434 gene encoding gustatory receptor for sugar taste 43a-like → MTCMGNSLPIFPKSEPSISVLAETLAVGSTILTGLVVFTSYALKYPKFLEVCTTLEKIDHDLQLGTPETCTTVNLPIVVLSTATTIIIQEANIYMYLEADPELFVRTVMANVLFVVVFCGQVGLLIHFQQVAYGITRRFRLVNDRIRLEVLTRCLGPTVHQNPQCVRIRQDRLSGKKVNSLMSAYHLLCDTVYQANDFYGYLLLTSIYYTFINITQSLYFFLVSIGETDAMNTCTIASAIFYFVTFLVLVAVSSAAVSEAAGDTAPLIRQLMNLDLGSELREELRSFLLQLAYTPVEFSAAGFFQINRQTLTSITAAVTTYLVIMIQFRTQSN, encoded by the coding sequence ATGACATGCATGGGCAATTCCTTACCAATATTCCCTAAGTCAGAGCCCAGCATCTCTGTTCTTGCTGAAACTCTGGCCGTTGGGAGTACCATACTGACGGGACTCGTGGTGTTCACCAGCTACGCCCTTAAGTACCCTAAGTTTCTGGAAGTCTGCACCACTCTAGAGAAGATCGACCACGACTTGCAACTTGGAACACCCGAGACTTGCACAACAGTGAACTTGCCGATAGTCGTCCTTTCCACGGctactacaataataatacaagaaGCAAACATTTACATGTACTTGGAAGCTGATCCTGAACTCTTCGTCAGAACTGTTATGGCAAACGTCCTTTTCGTTGTTGTATTCTGCGGACAAGTTGGTCTGTTAATCCATTTCCAACAAGTTGCCTACGGCATCACCAGAAGGTTCAGGCTCGTCAATGACAGGATCAGATTGGAAGTGCTCACCCGATGCTTAGGACCTACTGTTCACCAGAACCCGCAATGTGTGCGCATCAGGCAGGATCGTCTCTCCGGAAAGAAGGTAAATTCCCTCATGAGTGCCTACCATCTCTTATGCGACACCGTTTACCAAGCCAACGACTTCTACGGTTACCTCCTACTAACCTcgatatattatacatttatcaaCATAACTCAATCTTTATACTTCTTCTTGGTCAGTATTGGCGAGACAGACGCGATGAACACCTGCACTATCGCATCTGCCATCTTCTACTTCGTCACCTTCCTGGTGCTGGTCGCTGTCTCAAGCGCTGCTGTCTCAGAGGCTGCCGGCGACACTGCTCCTCTCATCCGCCAACTCATGAACCTGGACTTGGGCTCAGAGCTAAGAGAAGAGTTGAGGTCGTTTTTGCTACAGTTGGCCTATACACCCGTGGAATTCTCTGCAGCAGGATTTTTCCAGATCAATAGACAAACTTTGACATCAATAACAGCAGCAGTGACTACCTACCTGGTGATTATGATTCAATTTAGGACCCAATCCAACTAG